The Sus scrofa isolate TJ Tabasco breed Duroc chromosome X, Sscrofa11.1, whole genome shotgun sequence genome has a segment encoding these proteins:
- the LOC100621834 gene encoding protein ARMCX6-like has translation MFLGQPKNAGFPFSWDLSSQLASLSLAGNIIPIPDSAIEEGKALWAADNLWNASVENQGQMKMYIHEVCRETVSLCCNSFLQQAGFHVLVSMAVINNMLAKSISDSKFPLLSGGSECAEGQVLKPLMGLSEKPVLVGEWLGSQMLPSFLSLSIRNTHRQLLPDTLAS, from the coding sequence ATGTTCTTGGGTCAGCCCAAGAATGCTGGTTTTCCATTTAGCTGGGATCTCAGTAGTCAACTGGCCAGCCTCTCCCTTGCTGGAAACATAATCCCTATTCCTGACTCTGCCATTGAGGAGGGGAAGGCTCTCTGGGCCGCAGATAACCTTTGGAACGCCAGTGTTGAAAATCAGGGCCAGATGAAGATGTACATCCATGAAGTGTGTCGGGAGACTGTGTCACTCTGCTGCAACTCATTCCTGCAGCAGGCCGGATTCCATGTGTTAGTAAGCATGGCAGTTATTAATAACATGCTGGCCAAGTCCATTTCAGACTCGAAGTTTCCTTTGCTATCTGGGGGAAGTGAATGTGCTGAGGGGCAGGTTTTGAAACCCTTGATGGGTTTGTCTGAAAAGCCAGTCTTGGTGGGGGAGTGGCTGGGTTCCCAAATGCTGCCCTCTTTCCTGTCCCTCTCGATCAGGAACACGCACAGACAGCTTCTCCCGGACACCCTGGCCTCCTAA